A window from Musa acuminata AAA Group cultivar baxijiao chromosome BXJ3-10, Cavendish_Baxijiao_AAA, whole genome shotgun sequence encodes these proteins:
- the LOC104000352 gene encoding adenylyl-sulfate kinase 3, translating into MSAVGKSTNIFWQECSVGKLDRQKLLKQKGCVVWITGLSGSGKSTLACTLDQELYSRSKLAYVLDGDNLRHGLNKDLGFSTEDRTENIRRVGEVAKLFADAGLICIASLISPYRKDRDSCRGILPESSFIEVFMNMPLELCEARDPKGLYKLARAGKIKGFTGIDDPYEPPLNCEIEIKQENGVCPSPNAMAGQVVGYLEEKGFLHE; encoded by the exons ATGTCCGCTGTCGGCAAGTCGACGAACATTTTCTGGCAAGAATGTTCGGTGGGGAAGCTCGATCGGCAGAAGCTGCTGAAACAGAAGGGCTGCGTCGTTTGGATCACCGGTCTTAGCGGCTCAG GGAAAAGCACTTTAGCATGTACATTGGATCAAGAGCTATATTCAAGAAGTAAGCTTGCTTATGTACTTGATGGTGACAACCTTAGGCATGGATTGAACAAAGATCTTGGATTTTCAACAGAAGATCGCACAGAAAATATACGCAGGGTTG GTGAAGTGGCAAAGCTCTTTGCAGATGCGGGTTTGATCTGTATCGCTAGTTTGATCTCTCCATATAGGAAAGACAGGGACTCATGTCGTGGAATTCTTCCAGAATCTAGTTTCATTGAA GTATTCATGAATATGCCTTTAGAGCTGTGTGAAGCAAGGGATCCAAAAGGCCTTTACAAACTTGCTCGAGCAGGAAAGATAAAAG GTTTTACTGGGATAGATGATCCATACGAACCACCTCTAAACTGTGAG ATAGAGATAAAACAAGAGAATGGAGTTTGCCCGTCTCCTAATGCCATGGCTGGGCAAGTCGTAGGTTACCTGGAAGAGAAAGGCTTTCTACATGAGTAG